A segment of the Pantoea sp. At-9b genome:
TCATCACGCGCTGGCGCATGCCGCCCGACAGTTCGAACGGATAGCGCTTCATCACCTGGGCGGCATCGGGGATTTGCATTTCCTCCAGCAGCCTGATGGCTTTTTGTTGTGCCGCTTTACGGGTTAACGCCTGGTGATGGCGGATCACCTCAACAATTTGCCGCCCGATACGGCGCGTCGGATTCAGCGCCGTCATCGGCTCCTGAAAGATCATCGCCACGCGCGAGCCACGCCACTGACGCAGCTGTTTTTCACTGGCACGCAACATGTCTTCACCGAGCAGCGTCACTTCCCCCTGCGTTACGCGATAACGTCCCTCCGGCAACAGGCGCATCGCCAGCATCGCCGTCACCGATTTGCCGGAGCCGGATTCACCCACCACACCCACAATCTCACCACGTCCGACATTCAGTGACACATGATTAAGCGCCTGCACCTCCCCTTGATAGATGGGGAAGTTCAGCTGCACGTCACGCATTGAGAGTACCTGAGTCACCATCAGTGCTGTCCTCCGGTTTTCGGATCGAGCAGGTCACGCAGACCATCACCAAACAGGTTAAACCCGACCGCAGTGATCAGAATGGCACCGCCAGGAAAGGTGCAGTACCACCACTGGTCGAGCACGTAATTACGGCCGACCGCTACCATCGCACCCCATTCGGCGGTGGGTTGTTGCGCCCCCAGGCCGATAAACCCCAGCGTTGCCGCCATCAGAATGGCGCTGCCGATATCCAGTGATGCCTGCACAATTAGCGGAGGCAGCGCATTGCGTAAGATATGCCAGCTGATGAGGTGCCAGCGTGATGCACCAAAGGTGCGGGCGGCCTGAACATAGGTGAACTGGCGTACAATCAAGGTCTGACCGCGCGCGAGGCGCACATAAAAGGGAATGCGCACAATCGCAATCGCCAGCATGGCGTTGACCAGACTTGGGCCGAGCGCCGCCGCCAGCGCCATCGTCAGCACCAGCGAAGGAATCGACAGCATAATATCCATCAGCCGCATAATCAGCGCATCACCGCGTCCGCCGATCACCCCGGAAAAGCAGCCGAGCAGGGAGCCGATGCCGCCCGCAATCACCACCACCATCAAGCCTGCCACCATAGATTGCTGACTCCCCACCAGCACGCGGCTGAACAGATCGCGGCCCACTTCATCGGTGCCAAACCAATGTAACGCCGAGGGCGCTTGTAAGCGTGCGGTGAGGTCCAACGCGTTGGGATCATAGGGAGCCAGCCACGGCGACAGAACCAGCAGCAGCAACATCAGCAGCATAATCATGCCCCCGACTAAGGTCAGTGGGCTTTGTCTGAGGAGCCAGAAGGTGCGTTTCAGGCTGGCCTGCCAGCGGCGATGCGGGCGTACCCGGGGTTCGACTTGCGTCATCATCATGCGTCACCTCCGCGACCGATGCGCGGGTCGATCCACAGGTAGATCAGATCCACCGCCAGGTTGACCAGCACATAAACAAAGGACACCACCACGGCAAACCCCATCACCGCCGGGAAATCAAGCGCCTGGATTGAAGCCACCACCCACGCCCCCATCCCCGGCCAGGCAAACACCGTTTCGGTCAGTACCGCCCCGTATAACAAGTCGCCCAGCGCCAGCCCGAGCACGGTAACGGACGGGATCAGCGCGTTCGGCAACGCGTAGCGCAAAATAATCACCCGATTCGGCAAACCACTGGCGCGCGCGGTGCGAATATAGTCTTCGCTGAGTTGCTCCAGCATCGCACCGCGTATCTGACGCGCCACAATGCCGAGATGGACAAATGCCAGCGTCAGCGACGGCAAAATCAGGTGTTGCAGCGCGTTGAAAAACACCTCGCTGTCGCCTGCCAGTAGCGCATCAATGGTGTAAAAACCGGTGATGCGCGTCGGGGGATCGAGCCAGTCATCCAGCCGTCCACCCCCGGGCAGCAGTTGCAGATGACCGTAAAACAGCACGATCACTCCCAGCCCGAGCCAGAAGGCCGGAGTAGAGATGCCGGTGATGGCCAGCAAGCGCACCAGATGGTCGAGCCAGCGATTGCGATACACCGCCGACAGCACGCCCAGCGGGATACCGATGAGCAACGCCAGCAGCAGGGCACAACAGGCCAGCTCCAGCGTGGCAGGGAAGAAGGTGCGCATCTCTTCCAGCACCGGCCGCCCGGTACGAATTGAGGTACCAAGATCGCCATGCAGCAGCGCCATCACATAGCGTCCGAACTGCACCCATAACGGTTGGTCCAGCCCAAGCTGCTGGCGAATATGTTGCACAATCGCCTCGCTGGCACGATCCCCGGCCAGCATGCGCGCCGGATCGCCCGGTATCAGATGCGAGATAATAAAGGTGATCACACAGACACCAGCCACTACGAGGAATAGTCCCCAGCAGCGCTGGCGTAAAATTTGCCAGAGTGTCATCGGCGCTCCCTGACGGCGTCGTGACCGACGCCGCGCGTTAGTGACTTACTTACTCATGTTGGCGATGTTGAACACCTGTTCCAGCATCGGGTTAAACACAAAGCCTTTGACTTGTTTGTTCATCGCCAGTTGGTAGTTCTTCTGGAACAGATAAACGTAGGCGGCTTCGTCGATCACGATTTTTTCTGCCTGCTGATAATCTTTGGTACGCGCCTGTTGATCGGTGGTCGCCAGCGCGCTTTTCAGCAACTTGTCGACCTCGGCGTTTTCATAGAAGGAACGGTTGCCCGGCAGCCCTTTTTTATCTGACTCAAACCAGTAATTCATAAACATGTAGGGATCAGCGAAATCCGGACTCCAGTTGCCGATCGCGATGTCGTAATCGCCTTTGCCGACACGTTCACGCAGGGTGGCGTTGGCGAGTTTTTCCAGCTTCACATTGACGCCGATCTTGCTCAGGCTGGCTTGGGTCGACAGGGCAATGGGTTCCCAGTTGGGATCGTTATCCGAGTAGAGGAACGTCAGGCTGGCCGGTTTCTGCGGTACTTTATCCAGCGCGGCTTTGGCTTTGGCTTCGTCCATGCTGTATTGCATGGCGGAGGCATCATAGCCCCACATTCCTTCGGGGATCGGACCGCGCATTTGTTTGCCGTAGCCACTGAGAATGCCTTTCACCATGCCCTGATAATCGGTGGCCCAGGAGATGGCACGGCGCAGGTCGACTTGATTCATCGGTGCCTTGCTGTTGTTGAGGTACAGATAGGTGACGCGCAGCGACGGGTATTCCGCCACCGCGACTTTGCCTTCCTGTTTCAGCGCGGTGAGCTGATCCACGGGCAACGAGTCAGCAATATCGATGTCGCCACGTGACAGTTGCAGGCGGCGTGAGGCGCTTTCACCGATAATTTTCACCGACACGCGTTTAAACGCGGGCTTATCCCCGGCGTAATGTGGGTTGGGCACCAGCACCAATTGTTGCCCTTTCTGCCAGCTTTTCAGCATAAAGGGGCCGGAACCGGCGGTGTGCTCTGCCAGATAACCGCGCGCATCATCGGCGGCGTGTGCCTGCAACACGGCGGGATTGATGATCGATGCACCATCGTTTGCCAGAGTGTAAAGGAAGGGGGCAAAAGGCTGGCTGAGGGTGAATTTCACGGTATGTGGGTCAACCACATCGATCTTCAGATCTGCCGGATAGGCTTCGGCCGGGCCTTGTTTGATTTTCAACAGACGTTCAAACGAGGCTTTTACCGCATCGGCGGTCACGGCGCTGCCATCGTCAAATTTTTCATTCTCTTTCAGTTTGAAGGTCCAGGTTTTCTGGTCTTCCGAAGCCTGCCAACTGGTGGCTAAATCCCCTTCCACTTCGGTAGAACCTTTGCCCTCTACCGTTTTGTAGCGCACCAGGCGCTGATAAGCCGGGTAGGTGACGGTCCAGTCGTTATTATCAATGGTGACC
Coding sequences within it:
- a CDS encoding ABC transporter ATP-binding protein translates to MVTQVLSMRDVQLNFPIYQGEVQALNHVSLNVGRGEIVGVVGESGSGKSVTAMLAMRLLPEGRYRVTQGEVTLLGEDMLRASEKQLRQWRGSRVAMIFQEPMTALNPTRRIGRQIVEVIRHHQALTRKAAQQKAIRLLEEMQIPDAAQVMKRYPFELSGGMRQRVMIALAFSCDPTLIIADEPTTALDVTVQLQVLRLLKQKARTSGTSVLFISHDMAVVSQLCDRLYVMYAGSVIEQGATQDLIRHPVHPYTQGLLQCAPEQRAPRSTLPAIPGTVPNLAHLPSGCAFRERCFAAGPRCSETPTLQPCGSQFAACWYPQQENAYV
- the ddpC gene encoding D,D-dipeptide ABC transporter permease; the protein is MMMTQVEPRVRPHRRWQASLKRTFWLLRQSPLTLVGGMIMLLMLLLLVLSPWLAPYDPNALDLTARLQAPSALHWFGTDEVGRDLFSRVLVGSQQSMVAGLMVVVIAGGIGSLLGCFSGVIGGRGDALIMRLMDIMLSIPSLVLTMALAAALGPSLVNAMLAIAIVRIPFYVRLARGQTLIVRQFTYVQAARTFGASRWHLISWHILRNALPPLIVQASLDIGSAILMAATLGFIGLGAQQPTAEWGAMVAVGRNYVLDQWWYCTFPGGAILITAVGFNLFGDGLRDLLDPKTGGQH
- a CDS encoding ABC transporter permease; protein product: MTLWQILRQRCWGLFLVVAGVCVITFIISHLIPGDPARMLAGDRASEAIVQHIRQQLGLDQPLWVQFGRYVMALLHGDLGTSIRTGRPVLEEMRTFFPATLELACCALLLALLIGIPLGVLSAVYRNRWLDHLVRLLAITGISTPAFWLGLGVIVLFYGHLQLLPGGGRLDDWLDPPTRITGFYTIDALLAGDSEVFFNALQHLILPSLTLAFVHLGIVARQIRGAMLEQLSEDYIRTARASGLPNRVIILRYALPNALIPSVTVLGLALGDLLYGAVLTETVFAWPGMGAWVVASIQALDFPAVMGFAVVVSFVYVLVNLAVDLIYLWIDPRIGRGGDA
- a CDS encoding ABC transporter substrate-binding protein: MKTTHLLRSLLRPALLTSALALAVPGVQAAVPKDMLVIGKAADPQTLDPAVTIDNNDWTVTYPAYQRLVRYKTVEGKGSTEVEGDLATSWQASEDQKTWTFKLKENEKFDDGSAVTADAVKASFERLLKIKQGPAEAYPADLKIDVVDPHTVKFTLSQPFAPFLYTLANDGASIINPAVLQAHAADDARGYLAEHTAGSGPFMLKSWQKGQQLVLVPNPHYAGDKPAFKRVSVKIIGESASRRLQLSRGDIDIADSLPVDQLTALKQEGKVAVAEYPSLRVTYLYLNNSKAPMNQVDLRRAISWATDYQGMVKGILSGYGKQMRGPIPEGMWGYDASAMQYSMDEAKAKAALDKVPQKPASLTFLYSDNDPNWEPIALSTQASLSKIGVNVKLEKLANATLRERVGKGDYDIAIGNWSPDFADPYMFMNYWFESDKKGLPGNRSFYENAEVDKLLKSALATTDQQARTKDYQQAEKIVIDEAAYVYLFQKNYQLAMNKQVKGFVFNPMLEQVFNIANMSK